In Ignavibacteria bacterium, the genomic window CTTTTCGTGAATTGCCTCCGAATTTATATGGAGTTCCGAGAAAATTTATGATCTGCATTATTGTTCGCTCATATGAGGTTGGAATACTATTAATAGTATCCATCCGGCCATGCTGCCGCAGTAGTTCACTAATATCAATTTTCCCCTGATCAGGAATTTCTCTTTCGGATTCTCTAATTTCATCTTCGCTAAATTCAATATCACTTGCAAAACGAAGTGATGAATCTTGATGAGAATTGAGTCCGCGGACAACTCTGAGTGAGTCTGATTTTGACAATCCATTCTGTCCATTTGTTGATTTTGATGCGAAACGAACTGGACCAGAACAAGAGGAAAATGCTAGTAAAATTACAGTCATGGTAACTGTGGCCGACAATGAAAATCTATTTATAGAAATAGTTAACAGGTTCAAATGTTAAATGAGTTTAATAATAGAATCAATCGTTTGAGTACGTAGAACTTAAATTGTTTTAAGGATTATCCAAGATAAGAGCGAAGCGCCTTGCTGCGAGATGCGTGCCGCAATCGACGAATTGCCTTTTCTTTGATTTGTCTTACTCTTTCGCGAGTAAGATTGAATTTCTCTCCAATCTCTTCCAATGTGAGTGAGTGCTCATAGTTAAGTCCGAAATAGAGTCTAATCACTTCTGCTTCACGTTCTGTTAAAGTAGATAAAGCTCTTTCAATTTCAACTTTTAATGATTCTTTCATTAATCCATGATCAGGAGAGGGCTGTTGATCGTTTTGGATAACGTCAAGCAAACGATTATCTTCTCCCTGAGCAAAAGGAGCATCCATAGAAACATGTCTGCCGGATATTTTTAACGTATCAGCAACTTCGCCAACTGGAATATTCAATTCCTCGGATAATTCTTGAGCACTCGGTTCTCTTTCAAATTCTTGCTCGAGATTACTGAAAGCTTTTCCAATTTTATTTAGAGCTCCGACTCGGTTAAGCGGTAACCTTACAATTCTTGATTGTTCCGCAAGGGCTTGTAGAATTGACTGACGAATCCACCAAACTGCATATGATATAAACTTAAACCCACGAGTCTCGTCAAATCGCTTTGCAGCTTTTATTAAACCTAAGTTTCCTTCATTGATCAAATCGCCGAGAGATAATCCTTGGTTTTGATATTGTTTGGCCACTGAAACAACAAAGCGAAGGTTTGCTTTGGTTAATTTCTCCAGAGCAAGCTGATCACCTTTTTTGATTTTTTGGGCAAGTTCAATTTCTTCGTCCGGAGTAATTAAATCAACTTTTCCAATTTCCTGTAAATACTTATCGAGTGACTGACTTTCTCTATTCGTGTATTGTTTGGTTATTCTTACCATTTACTTTTTCTTCTCCAAATTTTTTTCCAAATCTATTCGATCAATAATTCCAACTATTGATGCATCTACTGGTGCCATATCCACTGGCAGTGGGATTACGGCTTCGGATGCAGTAATGTACATCACAATTTCACCAGGTCCAGCGCCGACTGTATCGATTGCAACAATTGGTTCGCCACGTTGTTTCATTTCACCATTTATCGGCTGAATAAACTGCATTTTGAATGATTCAAGTGCAGGATATTTTTTTGTTGCCCATACTGTTCCGATCACT contains:
- a CDS encoding sigma-70 family RNA polymerase sigma factor — its product is MVRITKQYTNRESQSLDKYLQEIGKVDLITPDEEIELAQKIKKGDQLALEKLTKANLRFVVSVAKQYQNQGLSLGDLINEGNLGLIKAAKRFDETRGFKFISYAVWWIRQSILQALAEQSRIVRLPLNRVGALNKIGKAFSNLEQEFEREPSAQELSEELNIPVGEVADTLKISGRHVSMDAPFAQGEDNRLLDVIQNDQQPSPDHGLMKESLKVEIERALSTLTEREAEVIRLYFGLNYEHSLTLEEIGEKFNLTRERVRQIKEKAIRRLRHASRSKALRSYLG
- a CDS encoding ethanolamine utilization protein EutN, which translates into the protein MFFAQVIGTVWATKKYPALESFKMQFIQPINGEMKQRGEPIVAIDTVGAGPGEIVMYITASEAVIPLPVDMAPVDASIVGIIDRIDLEKNLEKKK